In the genome of Syngnathoides biaculeatus isolate LvHL_M chromosome 14, ASM1980259v1, whole genome shotgun sequence, one region contains:
- the atp6ap2 gene encoding renin receptor, with amino-acid sequence MSPKGSARMEELSSVVFVLFFLCASGVRGDGLTVLQAPDFVSFQKGEWPVSGEKIPDLVALTMGFSVQEDLSWPGLQAGPLFRRPRANVLVVVRGADGLALPQSVASYPLENPVPFTLDSVAETVHSLFAEDTPVVLQLAPSEERLYMLGKANAVFEDLPVTLQQIRGRLFQDGSVLATLPPNSLSRNAEADLLFLSEMQVLHDITALLQRHRHLAKDHSPDLYSLELSGLEELTRVYGQDSPQYRDAVAILSSTLQKFGEDVYGLYGNSAVVEVVTVKNFEAPLTRKSRSILESKQISNPGSPYNLAYKYNFHYAVVFNIVLWLMIALALAVIAVAYSLWNMDPGYDSIIYRMTNQKIRMD; translated from the exons ATGTCGCCGAAAGGCTCTGCGAGGATGGAGGAACTGTCATCCGTCGTGTTTGTCCTATTTTTCCTCTGCGCGTCAG GTGTCCGCGGGGACGGTTTGACGGTGCTGCAGGCTCCGGACTTCGTGTCCTTCCAGAAAGGAGAGTGGCCCGTCTCTGGCGAGAAAATCCCCGACCTGGTGGCCCTGACCATGGGCTTCTCTGTTCAGGAG GATCTGTCTTGGCCGGGCCTGCAGGCCGGCCCCCTCTTCCGGCGTCCCCGCGCCAACGTCCTGGTGGTGGTCCGAGGGGCCGACGGCCTCGCCTTGCCTCAGAGTGTGGCCTCCTACCCCTTGGAGAAC CCGGTGCCGTTCACGCTCGATAGCGTCGCGGAGACGGTGCACTCCCTGTTCGCGGAGGACACGCCTGTGGTGCTGCAGCTCGCGCCGAGTGAAGAG AGGCTGTACATGCTGGGCAAAGCCAACGCCGTGTTCGAGGACCTGCCGGTGACCCTGCAGCAGATCCGAGGCCGCCTGTTCCAAGATGGCTCCGTGCTGGCCACCCTGCCCCCGAACTCCCTGAGCAGGAACGCGGAG GCCGACCTGCTGTTCCTGTCCGAGATGCAAGTCCTGCATGACATCACGGCTCTG CTGCAGAGGCACAGGCATCTGGCCAAGGACCACTCCCCGGACCTGTACTCCCTGGAGCTGTCGGGTCTCGAGGAGCTGACCCGCGTCTACGGACAAGACTCTCCGCAGTACCGCGACGCCGTCGCCATTCTGTCCTCCACCCTGCAGAAG TTTGGAGAGGATGTTTACGGTCTCTATGGCAACAGCGCCGTGGTGGAGGTCGTGACCGTGAAGAACTTTGAGGCTCCTCTCACCAGGAAATCTCGTTCCATTTTGGAATCCAAACAGATT AGCAACCCGGGCAGCCCGTACAACCTCGCCTACAAGTACAACTTCCACTACGCTGTGGTCTTCAACATCGTGCTGTGGCTGATGATCGCGCTGGCGCTGGCCGTGATCGCCGTGGCCTACAGCCTGTGGAACATGGACCCGGGCTACGACAGCATCATCTACAGGATGACCAACCAGAAGATCAGGATGGACTGA